A genomic region of Mesobacillus jeotgali contains the following coding sequences:
- a CDS encoding SprT family protein gives MTDQELHNLVVMISDKYFHKPFRHKAFFNPRLRTTGGRYMLNSHNIEINKKYFEQLGEAELVGIIKHELCHYHLHIEGKGYKHRDKDFRDLLKKVDAPRFCSTLPEEKKRRAKQKFVFYQCSSCKMTYRRKRSINTSKYVCGKCRGKLIKVKEMIVE, from the coding sequence ATGACTGATCAAGAGTTGCACAATCTTGTAGTGATGATATCCGATAAATACTTCCATAAGCCATTCAGGCATAAGGCGTTCTTCAATCCCAGACTTCGAACAACTGGCGGGCGCTATATGCTGAACAGCCACAACATCGAAATTAATAAAAAGTATTTTGAGCAGCTTGGTGAGGCGGAGTTGGTCGGGATCATTAAACATGAACTTTGCCATTACCATCTTCATATAGAAGGAAAAGGCTACAAGCATCGCGATAAAGATTTTCGAGATCTATTAAAGAAGGTAGATGCCCCGAGGTTTTGTTCTACTCTTCCGGAGGAGAAAAAGAGAAGGGCGAAACAGAAGTTCGTTTTTTATCAGTGCAGCAGCTGTAAGATGACCTATCGCCGCAAAAGATCTATCAATACTTCGAAATACGTGTGTGGAAAATGCCGTGGAAAGTTGATAAAAGTGAAGGAAATGATTGTAGAATAA